A segment of the Pan paniscus chromosome 9, NHGRI_mPanPan1-v2.0_pri, whole genome shotgun sequence genome:
AGGATTCATGACCACATTCTTTGTGAGAAGTTAATTGTATATTGGGAAATGTTTGGCAATGAATAATGATTCTTTAACCGTGTTTAAAATGGattgaatacatttatttaaacattttttaaattgactgaTTGAATGCATTCATTTTATCAATGTTATAATGTCCCAAAAATGACTTCTAGAAATCATCACGATactaattagaaaaagaaaatatttttattaaatatcagTTTTCATTGTCTGAAATTCTGTAATCATATCCCTTAAACATAGTTGCATAATATTAGTATTATCATCAATACTCTCCATGACATTTCTGACACTGACTTATGCTTAATGTCCTTTCAGGTGGCTTTTATGCATTCTTTCTGCACTGGTTCATGGAAAATAGGAATATTGTCACTGTCTTTATTCTCCTGGGACTTTCTCAAAACAAGAACATTGAAGTTTTTTggtttgtattatttgtattttgctaCATTGCTATTTGGATGGAAAACTTCATCATAATGATTTCTATCACGTACATTTAGCTAATTGACCAATCCATGTATTTCTTCCTTAATTACCTCGCACTCTCAGATCTTTGCTACATATCCACTGTGGCCCCCAAGCTAATGATTGACCTACTAACAGAAAAGAAGATCGTTTCCTATAATAACTGCATGATACAGCTATTTATCATTCACTTCCTTGGAGGCATTGAGATCTTCATACTCAAAGCAATGGCCTATGACCACTACATGGCCATCTGCAAGCACCTGCACTACACCATCATCACGACCAAGCAAAGCTGTAACACCATCATCATAGCTTGTTGTACTGGGGGATTTATACACTCTGCCAGTCAGTTTCTTCTTACCATCTTCTTACCGTTCTGTGGTCTTAATGAGATAGATCAGTACTTCTGCTATGTGTATCCTCTGCTGAAGTTGGCTCGCATTGATATATACAGAATTGGTTTCTTGGTAATTGTTAATTCAGGCCTGATTTCTTTGTTGGCTTTTGTGATTTTGATGGTGTCTTATTATTTGATATTATCCACCATCAGGGTTTACCCTGCTGAGAGTCGTACCAAAGCTCTTTCAACCTGTAGCTCTCACATAATAGTTGTGGTCCTATTCTTTGTGCCTGCCCTCTTCATTTACATCAGACCAGCCATAACTTTTCCAGAAGATAAAGTGTTTGTTCTCTTCTGTACCATCATTGCTCCCATGTTCAGTCCTCTGATCTACATGCTGAGAAAGGTGGAGATGAACAACGCTGTAAGGAAAATGTGGTGTCATCAATTGCTTCTGGCAAGGAAGTAACTTGTATGAAAGGcattttagaatttcattttaatgCCTAAATATCAGCCTTAGAATTAACATGGAGTGATACAAAAGCATATATGGTGCATGCAAGAGCCAGCTACAGATAAAAGCTCAGTATCTCCAGCACTTGCTCAGACCTCTTCTGCTTgggcaatttttattattttattttaatgcttattCTTCCTTTATTCTTCTCACATacctgcctcaagttctccttgatttgacattttatttagaatgtttaATGAAGTCTAGTCTCCCatccttttgatttttaattttattctaaggggaaattgaataaatttattctattttattatattagaCAGAAACTAATGGAAACCCATGCAGTAAAGGAGAAATATACTCCTACTCCCAGCATCTCAGATGAAAGTACATAAATGTAGATTTTTCAGCTCAAGGTAATAGGTAAATGAGTGGAACATTTAAGTCCTTTAGCTACTCAACATTTATAAACACACTTCtctacagtaagtcctcacttaacatcattGATAAGTTCTTGGAAACTGCCAGTCTAAATGAAATGACATATAATGAGACATATTATATGGCATTTCATATAATATGAAATTACAACTTCATATTCTCTCAAATATTCTATGACATATTTCTGGTCTTAACAC
Coding sequences within it:
- the LOC100984061 gene encoding olfactory receptor 4P4-like translates to MYFFLNYLALSDLCYISTVAPKLMIDLLTEKKIVSYNNCMIQLFIIHFLGGIEIFILKAMAYDHYMAICKHLHYTIITTKQSCNTIIIACCTGGFIHSASQFLLTIFLPFCGLNEIDQYFCYVYPLLKLARIDIYRIGFLVIVNSGLISLLAFVILMVSYYLILSTIRVYPAESRTKALSTCSSHIIVVVLFFVPALFIYIRPAITFPEDKVFVLFCTIIAPMFSPLIYMLRKVEMNNAVRKMWCHQLLLARK